The following coding sequences lie in one Zingiber officinale cultivar Zhangliang chromosome 2B, Zo_v1.1, whole genome shotgun sequence genomic window:
- the LOC122047665 gene encoding ribosomal RNA-processing protein 17-like, with product MAGESDEEFDEGVMVGQLPVVSVPRHIKKRALKNKALSVSFDAKELREYVTGFHKRKVKRRKEAQKQLQEKERLKRIRTRKLRKQEKEIALYGKVLSSEDPPPAAAEPDNDGHAEQDNMIASASETKMYEDRTTTITVTTSSISHDDNDDDDDLKPTDIIPFATRKAEKSPGLAVKKKPLKKVAKHKSHKKGGKKRSIEKKHKKNKRHKR from the exons ATGGCAGGTGAATCAGATGAGGAGTTTGATGAGGGAGTCATGGTGGGGCAACTACCCGTGGTATCTGTGCCAAGGCATATCAAGAAGAGAGCTCTCAAGAACAAAGCTCTGTCTGTCAGTTTCGATGCCAAAGAACTCAG GGAATATGTTACTGGCTTTCACAAAAGAAAggtgaaaagaagaaaagaagcacAAAAACAGTTGCAAGAAAAGGAGAGGTTGAAGAGGATCCGGACTCGGAAATTG aggaaacaagaaaaagaaatcgCATTGTACGGTAAGGTTCTTTCTTCAGAAGATCcacctcctgctgctgctgagcCCGATAATGATGGTCATGCCGAGCAAGACAACATGATAGCATCTGCTTCAG AGACAAAGATGTATGAAGACCGCACCACAACCATTACAGTTACTACAAGTTCTATTTCCCATGACgacaacgatgatgatgatgacttGAAGCCAACGGACATTATACCGTTTGCGACTAGAAAAGCAGAAAAGAGCCCTGGCTTGGCTGTGAAGAAGAAACCATTAAAGAAAGTCGCTAAGCACAAGTCACATAAGAAAGGTGGTAAGAAGCGTTCAATCGAGAAGAAACATAAAAAGAACAAGAGGCATAAACGATGA